The following are from one region of the Thermoproteus uzoniensis 768-20 genome:
- the proS gene encoding proline--tRNA ligase — protein MQLIRAARPHPREKLKGNLMEWFHWLLREAEIYDIRYPVKGAFVWRPYGMKIRRNVEAVIRELHDSTGHQEVLFPVFIPYEFFSKESQHIRGFESEVFWVSKGGEAGERLILRPTSETAMMPMFKLWIQDHRDLPLAVYQIVSVFRAETKMTNPMIRVREISMFKEAHTAHADREDAERQVRLAVDIYKKIFDKMCIPYLISQRPEWDKFAGAVYTIAFDTILPDGRTLQIGTVHYLGTNFSKVFEVTYLRPDGSHEYVHTTSYGISERSIAAMLIIHGDDAGTTIPPALAPIQAVVVPIIYGEERKAVMEAASSVAERLRASGVRVHIDDREDKTPGWKFYYWELKGVPLRIEIGKRDVEQRSVVLARRDTLEKYSVGLDELEDAVKKLLGEIEENLRRSAWDRLRSSVVKAESLEEARKALGEGKIVEVPWSGDNDCGLKIDELLQADALGIPMDAPADVGGGDLRDLACPDKKASYWLRVSERY, from the coding sequence ATGCAGTTGATCAGAGCGGCGAGGCCGCATCCTAGGGAGAAGCTCAAGGGCAACTTGATGGAGTGGTTCCACTGGCTTCTGCGGGAGGCGGAGATATACGACATAAGGTATCCCGTGAAGGGGGCCTTCGTCTGGAGGCCCTACGGCATGAAGATAAGGAGGAACGTCGAGGCCGTCATCAGGGAGCTCCACGACTCCACAGGCCACCAAGAGGTGCTCTTCCCCGTCTTCATACCCTACGAGTTCTTCAGCAAGGAGTCGCAACACATAAGGGGGTTCGAGTCGGAGGTGTTCTGGGTCTCTAAAGGCGGGGAGGCCGGCGAGAGGCTAATACTGAGGCCCACCTCGGAGACCGCCATGATGCCCATGTTCAAGCTCTGGATACAGGACCACAGAGATCTGCCGCTCGCCGTCTACCAGATAGTCAGCGTCTTCAGGGCGGAGACCAAGATGACGAACCCCATGATCAGGGTGAGGGAGATATCCATGTTCAAGGAGGCCCACACGGCGCATGCGGATAGGGAGGACGCCGAGAGGCAGGTGAGGCTGGCCGTGGACATATACAAGAAGATATTCGACAAGATGTGTATACCCTACTTGATCTCCCAGAGGCCCGAGTGGGACAAATTCGCCGGCGCCGTCTACACAATAGCCTTCGACACGATCCTCCCCGACGGGAGGACTTTGCAGATAGGGACAGTCCACTACCTCGGCACAAACTTCTCCAAGGTCTTCGAGGTGACCTACTTGAGGCCGGACGGCAGCCACGAATACGTCCACACGACCTCCTACGGCATATCGGAGAGGAGCATAGCCGCCATGCTAATCATACACGGAGACGACGCGGGCACCACGATACCCCCCGCGCTGGCTCCCATACAGGCGGTGGTCGTACCCATAATTTACGGAGAGGAGAGGAAGGCCGTCATGGAGGCGGCCTCGAGCGTGGCCGAGAGGCTGAGGGCGTCCGGAGTCCGGGTCCACATAGACGATAGGGAGGACAAAACGCCCGGCTGGAAGTTCTACTACTGGGAGCTCAAGGGAGTCCCCTTGAGGATAGAGATAGGAAAGAGGGACGTGGAGCAGAGGTCGGTCGTCTTGGCCAGGAGGGACACCTTGGAGAAATACTCGGTGGGCCTCGACGAGCTGGAGGACGCCGTCAAGAAGTTGCTGGGCGAGATCGAGGAGAACCTAAGGCGCTCTGCCTGGGATAGGCTTAGGTCCTCCGTAGTGAAGGCGGAGAGCCTCGAGGAGGCGAGGAAGGCGCTCGGCGAGGGGAAGATAGTCGAGGTGCCCTGGAGCGGCGACAACGACTGCGGCTTGAAGATAGACGAGCTCCTCCAGGCAGACGCGTTGGGCATACCGATGGACGCCCCGGCGGACGTGGGCGGCGGCGATCTGCGCGACCTCGCCTGCCCCGACAAGAAGGCCAGCTACTGGCTTAGGGTGTCGGAGCGCTACTGA
- a CDS encoding tRNA (adenine-N1)-methyltransferase: MVRRGDWVMLVSEDGLKIVARHRGRLETIRGYVEASALDNADYGDVVTTSLGHRLYVLRPTIYDILPRLRHATQVIYPVDAEFIALVSGIGPGSEVAEAGTGSGFLASVLAWRVGPLGRVLTYEVRPDFAEVAWGNIKSLGLEGVVDLAVADVAAAGFGAEGLDAVVLDMGSPWTAMDAALDALKPGGVLVVFSTSVEHAQKSVAAMRSRGLLDINMAEVSVRPWKAEPGEMRPETRAVVFTGLIIWGRAPPRRTRPAASP; encoded by the coding sequence GTGGTGAGGCGCGGCGACTGGGTGATGCTGGTGTCGGAGGACGGGCTGAAGATTGTGGCTAGGCATAGGGGGCGGCTGGAGACCATAAGGGGGTACGTGGAGGCCTCTGCTCTCGACAACGCAGACTACGGGGACGTCGTGACGACGTCCTTAGGCCATAGGCTCTACGTGTTGAGGCCCACAATATACGACATACTGCCCCGCCTCAGACACGCGACGCAGGTTATATATCCTGTCGATGCCGAGTTCATAGCCCTCGTGTCGGGGATAGGGCCCGGCTCCGAGGTCGCGGAGGCCGGGACGGGCTCCGGCTTCCTAGCCTCGGTGCTCGCCTGGCGTGTCGGGCCTCTGGGCCGCGTCTTGACCTACGAGGTGAGGCCCGACTTCGCGGAGGTCGCCTGGGGCAATATAAAGTCGCTAGGCCTCGAAGGGGTCGTCGACCTAGCCGTAGCGGACGTGGCGGCGGCCGGCTTCGGCGCCGAGGGCCTAGACGCGGTGGTGCTCGACATGGGGAGCCCCTGGACTGCGATGGACGCCGCCTTAGATGCCTTGAAGCCCGGCGGAGTGCTCGTGGTGTTCAGCACCAGCGTGGAGCACGCCCAGAAGAGCGTGGCCGCTATGAGGTCCCGCGGCCTCCTCGACATAAATATGGCCGAGGTCTCGGTCAGGCCGTGGAAGGCAGAGCCGGGGGAGATGAGGCCCGAGACGAGGGCCGTGGTCTTCACGGGGCTTATAATCTGGGGGAGGGCGCCTCCTAGACGGACGCGGCCCGCCGCCTCCCCGTAA
- a CDS encoding YkgJ family cysteine cluster protein, with translation MPEWVGPRIRFKCALCGECCRLYWVPITHMDLLRIAERTGLKPRDFAAPIPKAAVGEWGMPAFLLSDGREHYLVLKKRLDGFCIFIELRSGRFVCSIYDARPLNCRFYPFVYIPGDVVRLELVEGAERFCPGIGRGPVRDLSAEAEAAVEREREMESYREVVERWNKLVASAEVDGDFDKFLEFALAAARASKL, from the coding sequence GTGCCTGAATGGGTAGGGCCCCGTATAAGGTTCAAGTGCGCTCTCTGCGGGGAGTGCTGTAGGCTCTACTGGGTCCCCATAACCCATATGGATCTCCTGCGCATAGCCGAGAGGACCGGCCTCAAGCCTCGGGACTTCGCCGCGCCCATCCCCAAGGCCGCCGTGGGCGAGTGGGGAATGCCGGCGTTTCTTCTGTCCGACGGCCGCGAGCACTACCTCGTGTTGAAGAAGAGGCTGGACGGCTTCTGTATATTCATCGAGCTGAGGAGTGGGCGCTTCGTCTGCTCCATCTACGACGCGCGTCCGCTGAACTGCCGCTTCTACCCCTTCGTATATATCCCCGGCGACGTGGTGCGCCTGGAGCTGGTCGAGGGCGCCGAGAGGTTCTGTCCAGGCATAGGCAGAGGCCCCGTCCGCGACCTCTCGGCGGAGGCCGAGGCGGCTGTGGAGAGAGAGCGGGAGATGGAGAGCTATAGGGAGGTCGTGGAGCGGTGGAACAAGCTTGTGGCGTCCGCGGAGGTCGACGGGGACTTCGACAAGTTCTTGGAGTTCGCACTGGCGGCGGCCCGCGCGTCAAAGCTTTAA
- a CDS encoding ABC transporter ATP-binding protein, protein MAGKIVEVSDTPWVHADSLVVAHRLRLWYTVKKGLFSKPIYVKAVDDVSLSVARGETLAVVGESGSGKTTLGRTLIRLLKPTGGELLFDGRDVTSAEESELRKWFRRRVSIVFQDPYSSLHPYHSIGFILEEPLMIHGVPKQERLERVYKALEEVKLTPPEDFINKYPHMLSGGQRQRVAIARAIILNPDFVVADEPVSMLDVSVRVEILTLLKEVQKRHNAAFLYITHDISTAKYFSDNIAIMYAGKLVEYGPFRAVVREPAHPYTQALIEAIPDPDPKNRLRPRKVAPGEPPNLANPPPGCRFHPRCPFAMDICKREEPPMVEVRPGVYTACWLYVKR, encoded by the coding sequence ATGGCGGGCAAGATAGTCGAGGTCTCCGACACCCCTTGGGTACATGCCGACTCTTTGGTGGTGGCCCACAGACTGAGGCTGTGGTACACGGTCAAGAAAGGGCTCTTCTCGAAGCCCATATACGTCAAGGCGGTAGACGACGTGAGTCTGAGCGTGGCCAGGGGGGAGACCCTCGCCGTCGTGGGCGAGTCCGGCAGCGGCAAGACGACGCTCGGCAGGACCTTGATAAGGCTGTTGAAGCCGACCGGCGGAGAGCTGTTGTTCGACGGGAGGGACGTGACGAGCGCGGAGGAGTCCGAGCTACGGAAGTGGTTCAGGCGTAGGGTCTCCATAGTGTTCCAAGACCCCTACTCCAGCCTCCACCCGTACCACAGCATCGGCTTCATATTGGAGGAGCCCCTGATGATACACGGAGTCCCCAAGCAAGAGAGGCTGGAGAGGGTGTACAAGGCCCTCGAGGAGGTCAAGCTGACCCCTCCCGAGGACTTCATAAACAAATACCCGCACATGCTCTCGGGCGGCCAGCGCCAGCGCGTCGCCATAGCACGCGCCATAATCCTCAACCCGGATTTCGTGGTCGCCGACGAGCCCGTATCTATGTTGGACGTATCGGTGAGGGTGGAGATACTCACCCTCCTAAAGGAAGTCCAGAAGAGGCACAACGCCGCGTTCCTCTACATAACCCACGACATATCGACGGCAAAGTACTTCAGCGACAACATAGCCATCATGTACGCCGGGAAGTTGGTGGAGTACGGCCCGTTCCGCGCAGTGGTGAGGGAGCCGGCGCATCCCTACACCCAAGCGTTGATAGAGGCCATACCGGACCCGGATCCGAAGAACAGGCTGAGGCCGAGGAAGGTCGCGCCCGGGGAGCCGCCCAACTTGGCCAACCCGCCGCCGGGATGCCGCTTCCACCCGCGTTGCCCCTTCGCGATGGATATATGCAAGAGGGAGGAGCCGCCGATGGTCGAGGTCAGGCCGGGCGTCTACACGGCCTGTTGGCTTTACGTCAAGAGGTAG